The Bacillota bacterium DNA window ACAAGGGGCCAGAGAATTGGCCGCCACACTGCGATTACTCCAAAACCGAGCCCTGGTAGAAGAAAGAACCTTCCATGTCAGATTCGTGCTTCGCGGCGGCACTCGCTGGGGTTTACTGATTAAGCAAACGGACGATGCCGGTTTCTTTGAGAGTGACCAGGTCTATAAACCTTTGCCCGCGGGTATTACTGTAACCTACTTCTCGGAGCTAATGTTTCACCCAACCGGGGCTCCGTCCAAAGGTCTCACTATAAGACTAGCCAACCCTCACGGCCGCGAAATAGAGATTACCGTGGTACCTGCTACCGGTAGGGTAAAAGTAAAGGAGAAGAGTAATTGAAAGCCAACCACAGGGCCGCCGGTTTTATGTTAGTTGAGGTAATGATAGCTGTATTTATCGTCACCTCAATCACCGTACCCTTGGCCTCTGTACTTATCACCACACACCGCAGTACAGCCTGGGCTCAAGAAAACATGCAAGCCTTAATCCTGGGACAGGCCCATATGGAGGAGCTGCTGGCGTTCGGTTCGGAAGCCTGGGTAAGCCAACCTTTTCTTCCGGTGTCGGCCAATCCCGATTATGATCTGGCAGTGGTAGTCAAGCCCC harbors:
- a CDS encoding prepilin-type N-terminal cleavage/methylation domain-containing protein, which translates into the protein MVSYRNVETPLTENNAGYALIELLVVVAVVALLVVTIISPAAKWIDFIRLRQGARELAATLRLLQNRALVEERTFHVRFVLRGGTRWGLLIKQTDDAGFFESDQVYKPLPAGITVTYFSELMFHPTGAPSKGLTIRLANPHGREIEITVVPATGRVKVKEKSN